Proteins from a single region of Starkeya sp. ORNL1:
- a CDS encoding glutamate--cysteine ligase, whose amino-acid sequence MARDQIDTQPIESRDELVGWLEAGNKAADRFRIGTEHEKFPFTLLGHDPVPYEGDCGIRALLEGMQALNDWEPIMEGSTIIGLADTIGGGAISLEPGGQFELSGAPLLTIHETCAEVNGHLDQVRDVATPLGVGFLGLGMSPKWTLAETPVMPKGRYRIMANYMPKVGSHGLDMMFRTCTVQVNLDFASEPDMVKKLRVGLALQPIATALFANSPFTEGKPNGFLSFRSEIWRDTDNNRAGMLPFAFEDGMGFERYVDYALDVPMYFIKRGDHYIDVAGSSFRDLLAGRHPAVPGETATVSDWANHLSTIFPEVRLKRYLEMRGADGGPWAKLCALPALWTGLLYDAASLDAAWELAKGWTAEQRQKLRDDVPTLGFKAEIGGRSVLEVARDVVAIARAGLARRDYRDSQGRDETRFLVTLEDGLARGKTPAECLLDRFHGAWGGSVDPVFDEDAY is encoded by the coding sequence ATGGCGCGAGACCAGATCGACACGCAGCCGATAGAGAGCCGCGACGAACTCGTCGGCTGGCTGGAAGCCGGCAACAAGGCGGCTGACCGCTTCCGCATCGGCACCGAACACGAGAAATTTCCCTTTACGCTTCTGGGCCATGACCCCGTTCCCTATGAGGGCGACTGCGGCATCCGTGCACTGCTCGAAGGCATGCAGGCGCTCAACGACTGGGAGCCGATCATGGAGGGCTCCACCATCATCGGGCTCGCCGACACGATCGGTGGCGGCGCGATCTCGTTGGAACCTGGCGGGCAGTTCGAGCTCTCCGGCGCGCCGCTTCTCACCATCCACGAGACCTGTGCCGAGGTGAACGGCCATCTCGACCAGGTTCGCGACGTGGCGACACCGCTCGGCGTCGGCTTCCTCGGCCTCGGCATGAGCCCGAAATGGACGCTGGCCGAGACCCCGGTGATGCCCAAGGGCCGCTACAGGATCATGGCGAACTACATGCCGAAGGTCGGCTCGCACGGCCTCGACATGATGTTCCGCACCTGCACCGTGCAGGTGAATCTCGATTTCGCCTCCGAGCCGGACATGGTGAAGAAGCTGCGGGTCGGGCTCGCACTGCAGCCGATCGCCACCGCTCTGTTCGCCAATTCGCCCTTCACCGAAGGCAAGCCGAACGGCTTCCTCTCCTTCCGCTCGGAGATCTGGCGCGATACCGACAACAACCGCGCCGGCATGCTGCCCTTCGCCTTCGAGGACGGCATGGGCTTCGAGCGTTATGTCGATTACGCGCTCGACGTGCCGATGTATTTCATCAAGCGCGGTGATCATTACATCGACGTCGCCGGCTCCTCGTTCCGCGACCTCCTCGCCGGCAGGCACCCGGCCGTACCCGGCGAGACCGCCACCGTCTCGGACTGGGCGAACCATCTTTCGACGATTTTCCCCGAGGTTCGGCTGAAGCGGTACCTCGAAATGCGCGGCGCCGATGGCGGGCCGTGGGCCAAGCTCTGCGCCCTGCCGGCGCTGTGGACCGGGCTGCTCTATGACGCGGCGAGTCTCGACGCCGCCTGGGAACTGGCCAAGGGCTGGACGGCGGAACAGCGCCAGAAGCTGCGCGACGACGTGCCGACGCTCGGCTTCAAGGCGGAGATCGGCGGGCGCAGCGTGCTGGAGGTCGCCCGCGACGTGGTGGCCATCGCCCGCGCCGGTCTGGCACGGCGCGACTATCGCGACAGCCAGGGCCGCGACGAGACCCGCTTCCTCGTCACGCTGGAAGATGGCCTGGCTCGCGGCAAGACCCCGGCCGAATGCCTGCTGGATCGCTTCCACGGCGCGTGGGGCGGCTCGGTCGACCCGGTGTTCGACGAGGATGCTTATTGA